The following coding sequences are from one Comamonas koreensis window:
- a CDS encoding IS6-like element IS6100 family transposase, whose product MTDFKWRHFQGDVILWAVRWYCRYPISYRDLEEMLAERGISVDHTTIYRWVQCYAPEMEKRLRWFWRRGFDPSWRLDETYVKVRGKWTYLYRAVDKRGDTIDFYLSPTRSAKAAKRFLGKALRGLKHWEKPATLNTDKAPSYGAAITELKREGKLDRETAHRQVKYLNNVIEADHGKLKILIKPVRGFKSIPTAYATIKGFEVMRALRKGQARPWCLQPGIRGEVRLVERAFGIGPSALTEAMGMLNHHFAAAA is encoded by the coding sequence ATGACGGATTTCAAGTGGCGCCATTTCCAGGGTGATGTGATCCTGTGGGCGGTGCGCTGGTATTGTCGCTATCCGATCAGCTATCGCGACCTTGAGGAAATGCTGGCGGAACGCGGCATTTCGGTCGACCATACGACGATCTATCGCTGGGTCCAGTGCTACGCCCCGGAGATGGAGAAGCGGCTGCGCTGGTTCTGGCGGCGTGGCTTTGATCCGAGCTGGCGCCTGGATGAAACCTACGTCAAGGTGCGGGGCAAGTGGACCTACCTGTACCGGGCAGTCGACAAGCGGGGCGACACGATCGATTTCTACCTGTCGCCGACCCGCAGCGCCAAGGCAGCGAAGCGGTTCCTGGGCAAGGCCCTGCGAGGCCTGAAGCACTGGGAAAAGCCTGCCACGCTCAATACCGACAAAGCGCCGAGCTATGGTGCAGCGATCACCGAATTGAAGCGCGAAGGAAAGCTGGACCGGGAGACGGCCCACCGGCAGGTGAAGTATCTCAATAACGTGATCGAGGCCGATCACGGAAAGCTCAAGATACTGATCAAGCCGGTGCGCGGTTTCAAATCGATCCCCACGGCCTATGCCACGATCAAGGGATTCGAAGTCATGCGAGCCCTGCGCAAAGGACAGGCTCGCCCCTGGTGCCTGCAGCCCGGCATCAGGGGCGAGGTGCGCCTTGTGGAGAGAGCTTTTGGCATTGGGCCCTCGGCGCTGACGGAGGCCATGGGCATGCTCAACCACCATTTCGCAGCAGCCGCCTGA
- a CDS encoding universal stress protein produces MTEGFKEPQRVMIAFDGSTVTRRGVEMVAGSPLFRGLPITLLMSGKESQDAPKQLDWAKTTLEASGFNVTASLIPGDAENIIAKTVKEQSIDMLIMGAFGHSPLRTLMFGSKTADLLRSSTVPTLLLR; encoded by the coding sequence GTGACCGAAGGCTTCAAAGAGCCGCAGCGCGTGATGATCGCCTTCGACGGTAGTACCGTGACCCGGCGTGGCGTCGAAATGGTCGCAGGCAGCCCGCTGTTCCGTGGCTTGCCAATCACCCTGCTGATGTCGGGAAAGGAAAGCCAGGACGCACCCAAGCAGCTTGATTGGGCCAAGACCACCTTGGAGGCCTCTGGCTTCAATGTGACCGCCTCGCTGATCCCCGGCGATGCGGAAAACATCATCGCCAAGACGGTCAAGGAGCAGTCCATCGACATGCTCATCATGGGCGCATTCGGTCACTCGCCGCTGCGCACTTTGATGTTCGGCAGCAAGACCGCTGACCTGCTGCGTTCCTCGACCGTCCCCACGCTTCTACTGCGATAG
- a CDS encoding TraR/DksA family transcriptional regulator: MDMEQFRARLLIEQRETVEAIQQAQQSAAPVELDQSCVGRVSRIDALQQQALAQGLRERLTIRKRKVEAALARLDSGTYGLCCACHSDLEPELLNADPAVVFCQECATARQ; the protein is encoded by the coding sequence ATGGACATGGAACAGTTCCGCGCTCGACTGCTGATCGAGCAAAGGGAAACCGTTGAGGCAATCCAGCAGGCTCAACAGTCCGCCGCGCCGGTCGAGCTGGATCAATCCTGTGTCGGTAGGGTGTCGCGTATCGACGCCCTCCAACAGCAGGCTCTCGCCCAAGGATTGCGGGAGCGGCTGACCATTCGCAAGCGCAAGGTCGAAGCTGCGCTGGCCCGCCTCGACTCTGGCACCTATGGGCTGTGCTGCGCCTGTCACAGTGATTTGGAGCCGGAACTGTTGAACGCCGATCCTGCTGTTGTGTTCTGCCAGGAATGCGCGACAGCGCGTCAATGA